GCAACCTTAAAACCCCAAAGCTTATAATAAGCTAAGTGACTTTCCAGGTAAACTTTAGCTTGATCCTGAATGTTTTCAGTATTTTCTTTTAATTCTTCAAAAGCCATAATTGTTATTTTAATTTAAAAAAAGAAGCACAAAACTCATGATAAAATAATTGCAATTTGATCATTCTAAAATTAAAATAACCAAAACAACTATCAAAATCACATTGAGCTTTGTGCTTCCTGGATTATTATTTTTGAAGTTTAGCGTTTTGTGCTTTTAAATCAGCAAGTTTAGATTCCAAAAAACTGATAACCTCTTCTGTTTTATAACTCATATTAGAAAGTAATTCTCCATAAGTTCCATCTAAATTTTCTTTTGCATGTGTAAATTTTTCACGCAAAACTTCAGAACTTGCAGAAAGTGAATCCTTCAAATTGTGTGTTGCATCATCTAAACCTTCTTTAAGTTTAGCACGAGTTTTAGATCCTTTGTCAGGAGCAAATAAAATTCCGATCGCTGCACCAGCGGCGGCAGCACCCAAAATTGCTGCTACTGTATTTAAGTTCTTTGACATAATATTAAAATTTAAATGATTAATAAAGGTACTCATTTTTTAAATTATAAAATACCAGCTAAATACTATTTACTAAAATTTAACAATAAATTTAATACACATAAGCTACAGCTTCATATTTTCCATCGGCTTTTTCAACAATGCTTACAAACGGATATCCATTTGAAGCCGATTGTGTTTTGATTCTCAAAGCAGTATTTTTTTGATTTGCAATTGGCGGTTCCCCTTTTGTCTTTGTTGAAATTCCGGAAAAGTTAGCAACTTGTTTTAAACCTATTGTCTTTTCCTGAGGCAAAACTGTAACAAATTTATAATCTGATTTTGAATCTACTATTACTTTATCTGAAATTTTTTGAGTTTTATTTGTTTGCTTGTTTGTTAATTGAGAAACGGCAAATTTGCTAATTTTATGTTCTTCGGCACTTCCGTTGAAAGAATAATAAACCAGATCATTTTCCAGTTTTATAAAATTAACATCAAGTTGTTCACCGTTATGTTTTGTAATTTGATGTGTTTGAGAAATTGCAATATTTGCAAATAAAATTGATAGCGTAAAAATGATACTTTTCATAAGTAAATAAATTTTAAATTTTTAAATTGTTTATAGTCAAACGATGAAAATCAAAATTTGAAACTATTAGCAAATAAATAATTCTATGATATTTTACTATTATGAAATCATCTTGAAAAAATACTTTTACGCTGAAGTATTATCAAAACCAAATCACAATAAAAATTAGAACATAAAACAATTGGCGAGAATTCAGATTTAGAATTAAAAACTAAAATCAAAAACTAATCATTTTTAAAACTTTAGTCTAACTCAATTTCGATTCTCAACTTTTATTTCAAATTGTCGAAAAAGCTTTTCTCATTTGACAGTCTGATAAAAATACTAACTTTATAAACAATTGTATGTTAATAACCCGTTAAACTGAGAAAAATAACGCTAAAAACTAAAATAAAGAGCTAAAATCAACGATTATTCAAAAGACGAGTTAAGAGATGGAAGAAATGAAAAAATAGCTTAAAATCAATTTATGAATGTCATTTTTAATCTAAAACATCTATTATTTTTAAATTAATAATAGTTTTTATATATAATTTACAAAATCTTTCAAATTATAATAATCAATCATTAAAATTTATTTAAAGTAAAATTTGCTATTCTTGTCTAAAATTTCAGTTTTCGATCTAAATATTACTTGAATTTATAAAATCGGTTCTATTCTTAACTTTATAAACAATTCATTGTTAATAAACCTGAAAGTAAAGCAAAATAAGACCTAAAATTAAAATAAAGCTTAATTTTTAACGATTTTTAAAAAGATGAGTTAAGAGATGTAATAAGTAAATTTTTAGCTTAAAATTAATTTATGAAGGTCACTTTTGATCTAAAAATTCTATAAAATTTACATTTTTAATAGAAAATATAAATAATAAAAAAAGCGCTTATAAAAAGCGCTTTTCAATAGATTCTAATGATATTATTTTTTTAATAGCTCGGCAAGAATTTCAATTTCTCTTTCCGAAGCATTTTTTGGTGGATTTGCATTTAATTTCAAAATTTCTTCTTCAAATTGATTTCTGAAACTTTCATTTTCTAAATCTCTTAAATTCAAAAGTGCTTTTGATCTAACATAAGTCGATTCACTTCTTAAAGACATTGTATATAATTTTTTAATATCGTCTTCTTCAAAATCCTTAGATTTCAAAATTGAATATTTCAAAATAAATTGAGCAAATAACAATGAACCCTTATTATTGTTAATATTCTTCTTTAATGAATTTTGTAGTAAAGAAAAACTTGAAACATTTTTGATGCTCTCCCCTATTGCACTTTCAATTGCAATGCGTTCCGGTTTAGTCTCAACTTTAAAATATTTATTGATATCTTTTAAAGAATTATTGATGCTGTTTTCTTCTTTTTTACCTTTTTCTTCCCAAGCATCTTTAAGTCCAACTGTTTTGTTAAACACTAATTTTGAAGCAGTTGAATCTCTATCAACAGTAAAATATCCTAAACGTTGAAACTGAAATTTATCTTCATTTTGTGATGTTGATAAACTTGGTTCAACATATCCAGTGATGATTTCTAATGAATTTGGATTGACAAAATCTAAGAAATTTTTCTCTTTATAACTGTCCGGAGCTTCATCTGTAAACAAACGATCGTACATACGAACTTCTGCTTCAATTGCATGCGAAATAGAAACCCAATGTAATGTTCCAGACACTTTTCTTTGACTAGCTTCTGTCCCACTTCCGCTTAAAGAATCAGTATCATAAGTTACATGAATTTCTGTAATATTTCCTTCTGCATCTTTTATAACACTTTCTCCTTTAATGATATACGCATTTTTAAGACGTACTTCTTTTCCTAAAGTTAAACGGAAAAACTTCGCTGGAGCTTCTTCAAGAAAGTCTTCTCTTTCGATATATAATTCACGTGAAAAAGGTACTTTTCTGAAACCTGCATTTTCATCTTCCTGGTTATTTTCGGCTTCAAGCCACTCTTCTTTTCCTTCAGGATAATTTGTAATTACCAATTTTACAGGATCTAAAACAGCCATTACACGAGGTGCAATTTTGTTCAAATCTTCACGAATACAAAATTCTAAAACCGATACATTAATCAAATTATCTCGTTTTGCAATACCAATTGTGTTAGCAAAATTACGCAAAGAAGCAGCCGTATATCCACGTCTTCTTAATCCAGAAATTGTTGACATTCTAGGATCATCCCAACCGTTAACATGCTTTTCTTTAACTAGTTGCTGTAATTTTCTTTTACTAACAACAGTATGTGATAAGTTACGTCTCGCAAATTCTCTTTGCTTTGGACGCAGTTTATTTTCATCTAAAATCTGATCTAAAAACCAATCGTATAATTCACGATGAGGCAAAAATTCAAGTGTACAAAATGAGTGTGAAATCTCTTCTAAATAATCACTTTGTCCGTGTGCCCAATCGTACATTGGATAAATTTTCCAATCATCTCCAGTTCTATGGTGATGTCTGTGTAAAATTCTGTACATGATAGGATCACGCATCAACATATTAGTTGATTTCATATCTATTTTTGCACGAAGAATGTGAGTTCCAGCTTCAAATTCACCGTTTTTCATTCTTTCGAATAAATCTAAATTCTCTTCAACAGAACGATTTCTATAAGGAGAATCACTTCCTGTTGTAGATGGAGTTCCTTTTTGAATCGCCATATCTTCAGAAGATTGACTATCAACATAAGCTTTATCTTTCTTAATCAATAAGACTGCCCAATCATACAATTGTTGAAAATAATCAGAAGCATAACGTTCTTCTGCCCAGGTATAACCCAACCATTCAACATCTTTTTTAATTGCATCAACAAATTCCTGTTCTTCTTTTTCAGGGTTTGTATCATCAAAACGTAAATTCACAGGAGATTGATAATCAATTCCTAAACCAAAATTTAATGCAATAGAACTTGCATGACCAATGTGTAAATAACCATTAGGTTCTGGTGGAAAACGAAAGTGAAGCTTATTTTGTGATAGACCTGATTTAAGATCTTCTTCTATGATTTGTTCAATAAAATTGAGTGATTTCTCTTCTGATGCCATTATTTTATAGTAATTTTAGCAAAGATAAAAAAATAGATGATAGATCGAGGATTAGGGTTAAGAGACTTTAAATTAAATTAATCACTATTTTTGCATAAATATTCAAGGTTATGAGACAATTAACTGTTACAATTCCAGACGATTTTTACGAAACTTTTATAAACTTTTTCAAACATATTCCTGATGTTTCTATAGATGAAAATATTGAGAATGAGGTTCCGTTATGGCAACAAGAAATGGTTCTGGAACGTATGAAAAATGCTAAGCCAGAAGATTATATTAGTTGGGAAGATTTTGAAAAAGAAATGGATAAGAAATGGCTGTAAATAATTTTAAACTTCAAATACTTTCACGAGCAAAACTTGAAGTTGATGAAGCAGCTGATTACTATGAAAATAAAAGTAAAGGATTAGGTAAAACATTTTATTCAGAATTTAAAAATTATAGTAAAACACTAGGAAACATACCTTTTTTCGAAGAAAAATATAATATAGTTAGAACTTTACCATTAAAAAAATTTCCTTACACTATCCACTTTACAGTTGATGAAAACAAAAAAATAGTTTCAATACAAGCTGTAACATCCAATCACCAAGATCCAAACATTACAAGAATAAAATTATAAAAATGGGAATCATAAAATTAAAAAACATTCGTACTTTTTCATACCACGGATGTATGATTGAAGAAGGAAAAATTGGATCTGACTACACAGTAGATCTAAAAATTAAAGCTAGTTTAGAGAAATCAGCAGAAAGCGATCACTTATTAGACACGGTTGATTATGTACATTTAAACAAAATTGTTACCGAAGAAATGGCAATTCGTTCTCATTTATTAGAACATGTTGCCAAAAGAATCAATAATCGTGTACTTGCAGAAATAAAAACTGTAGAAAAAACAACTGTTTGGGTTTCTAAAATAAATCCTCCTATAGGTGGTGATGTTGAAACAGTTACTATAAAAATGACCGAAATTAGAAAGTAATTCTTTAAAATAAAAAGCAAAATTTTAAAAATACTTCATTTTAAAGTTTTGAAATTTAAAGATTTTAGTTACTTTTGCCATCCGTTCAAGTAATGGCGTCGTGGCCGAGCGGCTAGGCTGGGCTCTGCAAAAGCTCCTACTCCGGTTCGAATCCGGACGATGCCTCAAAAAGAGATACAGAAATGTGTCTCTTTTTTTGTGCCTAATTTTTTCCACAAACTTGTCATTTCGAGGAACGAGAAATCACACTTGTAATTCGATAAAGATTGACGATTTTGTTTACGGAATCTCTTGTGTCATTTCTCCTTCCTTGAAATGACAAACTAATTTCAATTCAAAGTTTTAAGAATAAAAAAACCTCTGAAATTCAGAGGTTTAATTTATCTTTTTAAAAGTTTCTTTTCACTTTTTATTCTTCGAATACTATCTCTAATAAACTCTTTATTTTCATAATAGTTTTCCTGTACTTCTTTTTCTACAATCATAACTTTAATTGGAACAAGTCTTGGTAAAAGATAATTCTCAGAACCAGGGCAAGAATAACCAATATCATTAATTACGAAAATAGAGCCTTTTTTTAGCTTTTTAATTGTGTTGTTAACATCATTATTAAACCTATTTCCATCAACCACAATCCTACTATTATTAGAAAACTTTATAATAAAACTGTTTATTTTATATTTTGAAATATTCAAATCGAAAAGGAAATAATCAGGCAAACCAAAACCAAGTCTAGAATCTAAAAGCTCCTCTTTAGTCATTTCTAAAATACATTTTTCACAACAATTTTTATCATTAATTGTCGCGAAAAAAAAACTTTTAATTTCCTTTATTCTAAATTTATGTTCCTCTGTAATTTTAGAACCATCATTCAATTCAACATCAAGTTTAATTACTGAAAAGAGACCTGATCCAGGACTTAGTGAATACTTTCCTTCTGATATTTTATTTAATCCTACACCAGTTGCAGTAAATGATTTACAATTTGGAATTGCAATAGAAATTGGATTTGAAACTCCTCTATAAACCACATTTAATTTATCAGCAGAAACTACAGCCAGATTAGATTTATCAACAACTAAAGAATCTTTTTGTGCCACAATATGTAGTGAAAAAGAAAAAAAGAAGAATAAAAGTATTTTTCTAACCATAGTAAATGTTCTACTTCTCTATCTTCTCAAAAGCATTTTTAACCATTTCTTTTTCTTTTGGAAACCAACCTTGAATCATCAAAACAAATCCAAAAACCATTAAAACAATACTGATTCCTTTTTTGATTTTAATAATATTTGAAGGTGTCATTTTAGATTTTAATTGTTTGGCTAATAGAATTTTAAAACAATCAACTAACAAATAAGTAATGATTACAGAAGTAAAAAAAGTAAACATTCTAGAGTTTTGCATTTCTAATTTTGGTCCTACAGAAATAATAACTGCCAACCAAAAACCTAGAACTCCAATGTTGATAACGTTCAGTAAAAATCCTTTTACAAACAAACTTCCGTAGTTTCTTTTGATAATATCACGATCAATTTCTTCATCGTCGATTTTTTCTTCATTTCTTAATCTTATGAAAGAAATTAAACCATAAGCCAACATGATAATTCCACCAAAAATAAAAAGTGCCGGTTTGTCTTTTAAACTCTGAATTAATCTATAACTTCCTAAATAAGCGATTGCTATAAAAAAAATATCACCTAATACTACTCCAAGATCAAAGACTAAAGCAGCTCTGAATCCTTTTGTAATACTGGTTTCAAGTAATATAAAAAATACTGGACCTACCATAAAACTTAAAAAAAGTCCCCATGGCAGTCCAGCCAAAATATCATTTATCATTCAAATACAATTTGTTATTTTACCTCTTCGATTTTACCTCCAAAGACTGTTTTCTGATTAATTTGTTTCGGTTTACCATAAATGTAAATAGAGCCTCCTGCGCTTACTTTTGCATCTACAAGGGTAGAAGCATTCACATCTGCTTTTCCTCCCGCAGAAACGCTTACAGTAGTTTGAGACGTACTTAATTTACTAGCTAGTAAATATCCGCCAGCTCCTAAACTTGCATCCTGATTTGCTGCTTTACCAGACAAAGTTATAGAACCTCCTGAAACTGAACTCACTTTTAACTTATCAACATCTAAATTAACATCAATAGTTCCGCCTTCCTGAGCACTTACTTTAAAAGACGTAGCTTTTATGGCATCTTTGCTTGTTACATTAGCACCTTCATTAACATCAATAAGTTCTAAATGTTTATAATAAAGCGTTATATCTAAATCATTTCCGGATAATAACTTCGGAAAAGGCATTCTTAATTTTAATACACCTTTCTTGTTAACAACTTCAACTTCTGATTCACGAGTTCCTTTAATAACTACTTTATTTTCTGAAGATGGAACCAATTTTACACTCAACTTATCAAATACTTTAACGGTATCAAAATCACCTACATCTTTGGTAACCTGACCAAAAGACATTTGAACAAATAAAATTGCCGCTCCAATAATTAACTTTTTCATACTTTTATTTTTTAAATTAAACCTTTATTCTGCTCTTCGTAAAAAATGAAAATCCAGTTGTTTCTTCACTAAATCAGCATTTTTTACTTTTACATAAATTTCATCTCCCAATTGCAATACACTATTTGAAGTTGCTCCAACTAAAGCATATTGCTTTTCATCGAAAGTATAATAATCATCTTTTATTTCTCTGATTCTTACCATTCCTTCGCATTTGTTAGAAACAATTTCAACATAAATTCCCCATTCAGTAACTCCGGAAATAACTCCAAGAAATTCTTCGTCCTGGTGATCCTGCATGTATTTAACCTGCATGTATTTAATACTATCGCGTTCAGCATTTGTTGCTAAACTTTCCATATTCGAACAATGTAAACACTTTGTTTCATAAACTTCTTCATCTACAGAAGCGCCATTATCTAAATAATATTGCAGTAAACGATGTACCATAACGTCTGGATAACGACGAATTGGCGAAGTAAAATGGCTGTAATAATCAAAAGCTAATCCGTAATGACCAATGTTTTCTGTCGAATATTTGGCTTTACTCATACTTCTAATAGCAAGAGTATCAATTAAATTTTGTTCTTTTTTACCGTTTACTTCTTCCATCAAAGCATTCAATGATTTCGAAATATCTCCTTTGTTTCTAAAATCTATTTTATAACCAAATTTAGCAATTACGGTTTGCATTGCAATTAACTTGTCTTCGTTTGGTTCATCGTGAATTCTGTAAACAAATGTTTTCTTCTGTTTTCCAATGTATTCAGCCACTTTTCTATTGGCCAAAAGCATAAATTCTTCAATAAGATGATTCGCATCTTTAGAAACTTTAAAATAAACTCCTTCTGGTTCACCTTCAGCATCAAGATTAAACTTTACTTCGACTTTATCGAAAGAAATAGCTCCATTTGCCATTCTTTTCTTTCTTAGAATCTTAGCCAATTCATCTAATTTTAAAGTAGCATTTGTAATTTCATCA
This genomic window from Flavobacterium sp. 9 contains:
- a CDS encoding glutamine--tRNA ligase/YqeY domain fusion protein gives rise to the protein MASEEKSLNFIEQIIEEDLKSGLSQNKLHFRFPPEPNGYLHIGHASSIALNFGLGIDYQSPVNLRFDDTNPEKEEQEFVDAIKKDVEWLGYTWAEERYASDYFQQLYDWAVLLIKKDKAYVDSQSSEDMAIQKGTPSTTGSDSPYRNRSVEENLDLFERMKNGEFEAGTHILRAKIDMKSTNMLMRDPIMYRILHRHHHRTGDDWKIYPMYDWAHGQSDYLEEISHSFCTLEFLPHRELYDWFLDQILDENKLRPKQREFARRNLSHTVVSKRKLQQLVKEKHVNGWDDPRMSTISGLRRRGYTAASLRNFANTIGIAKRDNLINVSVLEFCIREDLNKIAPRVMAVLDPVKLVITNYPEGKEEWLEAENNQEDENAGFRKVPFSRELYIEREDFLEEAPAKFFRLTLGKEVRLKNAYIIKGESVIKDAEGNITEIHVTYDTDSLSGSGTEASQRKVSGTLHWVSISHAIEAEVRMYDRLFTDEAPDSYKEKNFLDFVNPNSLEIITGYVEPSLSTSQNEDKFQFQRLGYFTVDRDSTASKLVFNKTVGLKDAWEEKGKKEENSINNSLKDINKYFKVETKPERIAIESAIGESIKNVSSFSLLQNSLKKNINNNKGSLLFAQFILKYSILKSKDFEEDDIKKLYTMSLRSESTYVRSKALLNLRDLENESFRNQFEEEILKLNANPPKNASEREIEILAELLKK
- a CDS encoding head GIN domain-containing protein; the encoded protein is MKKLIIGAAILFVQMSFGQVTKDVGDFDTVKVFDKLSVKLVPSSENKVVIKGTRESEVEVVNKKGVLKLRMPFPKLLSGNDLDITLYYKHLELIDVNEGANVTSKDAIKATSFKVSAQEGGTIDVNLDVDKLKVSSVSGGSITLSGKAANQDASLGAGGYLLASKLSTSQTTVSVSAGGKADVNASTLVDAKVSAGGSIYIYGKPKQINQKTVFGGKIEEVK
- a CDS encoding YtxH domain-containing protein yields the protein MSKNLNTVAAILGAAAAGAAIGILFAPDKGSKTRAKLKEGLDDATHNLKDSLSASSEVLREKFTHAKENLDGTYGELLSNMSYKTEEVISFLESKLADLKAQNAKLQK
- the folB gene encoding dihydroneopterin aldolase, producing the protein MGIIKLKNIRTFSYHGCMIEEGKIGSDYTVDLKIKASLEKSAESDHLLDTVDYVHLNKIVTEEMAIRSHLLEHVAKRINNRVLAEIKTVEKTTVWVSKINPPIGGDVETVTIKMTEIRK
- a CDS encoding LysE family translocator, whose protein sequence is MINDILAGLPWGLFLSFMVGPVFFILLETSITKGFRAALVFDLGVVLGDIFFIAIAYLGSYRLIQSLKDKPALFIFGGIIMLAYGLISFIRLRNEEKIDDEEIDRDIIKRNYGSLFVKGFLLNVINIGVLGFWLAVIISVGPKLEMQNSRMFTFFTSVIITYLLVDCFKILLAKQLKSKMTPSNIIKIKKGISIVLMVFGFVLMIQGWFPKEKEMVKNAFEKIEK
- a CDS encoding GldM family protein — encoded protein: MAQKDSLVVDKSNLAVVSADKLNVVYRGVSNPISIAIPNCKSFTATGVGLNKISEGKYSLSPGSGLFSVIKLDVELNDGSKITEEHKFRIKEIKSFFFATINDKNCCEKCILEMTKEELLDSRLGFGLPDYFLFDLNISKYKINSFIIKFSNNSRIVVDGNRFNNDVNNTIKKLKKGSIFVINDIGYSCPGSENYLLPRLVPIKVMIVEKEVQENYYENKEFIRDSIRRIKSEKKLLKR